The following are encoded together in the Strongyloides ratti genome assembly S_ratti_ED321, chromosome : 2 genome:
- a CDS encoding Platelet-activating factor acetylhydrolase family-containing protein produces MGIIYSLPYTGEYSPMLPLIGTGKYKVSCADLMIDTGGDIIQVNDKGIKEVCKNLGTFFRLYYPTEIKNLDSKDNNNNKIHPLWVPRTEYFTGLADYQEMSRFKLRAMMNTVVGQRRIPATWQEKLIENDDTKDIPSKFPVIIFSHGLSGCRHFYTVISTALASYGYIVAALEHRDLTSCWTYTLSYDNDFKHKIETSIPMRMVVSEHKDIKLRGKQVCTRIKEYKTLYKLLHQLNAGALGTSQSKILLGDEFDWGQFTNKLDLDQTFLVGHSFGATSAVAALANSNDFKAAVCLDAWMDPVKIDLLHNIEKPCLFFNIEGFQFPENVKRILLVNKNGNKENSFMYTLKGAVHQSFSDFSFLHPGFIGKAAGLQGSNDPLLIGEVATEMIHNYFQKLIKKEDAHDILEDIRKKHDFIIKGTTLVLDNCELVEKL; encoded by the exons ATGGGTATCATATATTCTTTACCATATACTGGAGAATACTCCCCAATGTTACCATTAATTGGAACAGGAAAATATAAAGTATCATGTGCTGATCTTATGATTGATACCGGTGGTGATATAATACAAGTCAATGATAAAGGGATAAAAGAagtttgtaaaaatttaggaactttttttagattatATTATCCTactgaaattaaaaatttg gattcaaaagataataataacaataaaattcaCCCATTATGGGTACCACGAACAGAATATTTTACAGGTTTGGCTGATTATCAAGAAATGTCTAGATTTAAGTTAAGAGCCATGATGAATACTGTTGTTGGTCAAAGAAGAATACCAGCAACATGGCAAGAAAAACTTATAGAAAATGATGATACAAAAGATATACCATCAAAATTTcctgttattattttttcacaTGGTCTCTCAGGTTGTAGACATTTTTATACAGTAATATCAACAGCTTTAGCTTCATACGGTTATATTGTTGCTGCATTAGAACATAGAGATTTAACATCTTGTTGGACATATACTTTATCATAtgataatgattttaaacataaaattgAAACATCCATACCAATGAGAATGGTTGTTTCAGAacataaagatataaaattaagagGAAAACAAGTTTGTACACGTATTAAAGAgtataaaactttatataaattacttCATCAATTAAATGCTGGAGCACTTGGTACATCACAATCTAAGATATTGTTAGGTGATGAATTTGATTGGGGTCAATTTACTAATAAACTTGATCTTGATCAAACATTTCTTGTTGGTCATTCATTTGGTGCAACATCAGCTGTTGCAGCATTAGCTAATTCAAATGACTTTAAAGCAGCCGTTTGTTTAGATGCATGGATGGATCCAGTTAAAATTGATTTATTACATAATATAGAAAAACCTtgcttattttttaatattgaagGTTTTCAATTTCCAGAAAAtgtaaaaagaatattacttgtaaataaaaatggaaataaagaaaatagtTTTATGTATACATTGAAAGGTGCTGTTCATCAATCATTTAGTGATTTTAGTTTTCTTCATCCAGGATTTATTGGTAAAGCTGCCGGATTACAGGGTTCAAATGATCCATTACTTATTGGAGAAGTAGCAACGGAAATGATTCATAATTATTtccaaaaattaattaaaaaggaAGATGCTCATGATATTTTAGAAGATATACGTAAAAAACAcgattttattattaaaggaACAACTTTAGTACTTGACAATTGTGAGCTTGTagaaaaattgtaa
- a CDS encoding Mitochondrial import inner membrane translocase subunit Tim21 has protein sequence MLRIISARCSNSFVNHYLKSSIRSISTTKCFLKEETKDKISSYSKENERAISKSILEDIYTYPAEEKPKTFAGKAKQATVNTFWYACLGAAVVALGGLAYAVLSEFFSPSSPSVIFSKSLDIVRDDPSIQAVFGNSIAGYGEENRRGRRKDYLHYKYEKDGEQRIGVHYNIKGNDIKGRVTVVMANKDGSWDYRLICVETVTRPYQKFIVIDNRNK, from the coding sequence ATGTTACGTATTATATCTGCTAGATGTTCAAATTCTTTTGTAAATCACTACTTAAAATCATCTATAAGAAGTATTTCTACaacaaaatgttttttgAAAGAAGAaacaaaagataaaatttcatcttattcaaaagaaaatgaaagaGCTATATCAAAATCTATTTTAGaagatatatatacatatccTGCAGAAGAGAAACCAAAGACTTTTGCTGGAAAAGCAAAACAAGCAACAGTTAATACATTTTGGTATGCTTGTCTAGGTGCTGCTGTAGTAGCACTAGGAGGATTAGCATATGCAGTTCTATCTGAATTTTTTTCTCCATCCAGTCCTAGtgttatattttcaaaatcttTAGATATTGTTCGTGATGATCCTAGTATACAAGCAGTTTTTGGAAATTCTATAGCTGGTTATGGAGAAGAAAACAGAAGAGGAAGAAGAAAGGATTATCttcattataaatatgaaaaagatGGAGAACAAAGAATAGGGgttcattataatattaaaggaAATGATATTAAAGGAAGAGTTACTGTTGTTATGGCAAATAAAGATGGATCCTGGGATTATAGACTTATTTGCGTTGAAACTGTCACAAGACCTTATCAAAAGTTTATTGTTATTGATAATAgaaataagtaa
- a CDS encoding Protein kinase domain and Serine/threonine-/dual specificity protein kinase, catalytic domain and Protein kinase-like domain-containing protein: protein MDVVPPETILSPIFPVPTDKSIVKECSNDLKYNQLSGKKIHGFYIEKVLGEGGFGIVYKCHATTKKGNIVSGAFKSEMNLNHNAPSVGLLFECKILQKLEEAENNVNFVSLYGCGSRKNFTFMIMSLLGPNLYDICCYLPGEKFEFSTWIRVVYQMLQSIKSLHSIGYIHNDLKPSNFTIGDKDIENGSVIIYLIDFGLSRLYGTKDFPKPPVFNGEKKALEYIGTITHCSPNAHKRTELGRRDDMFSWMFLMMDFYNELPWRRCETDEQIEECKMNCNYDTYSKYLPKSCAPIIKHIINLTTYEEPKYDQLFDKLKKIMKENKIKMDDYYQWELLPAEAKKILNLKIDLRKIKKCKEKEKVTKLSGRNSSKRGRNDKNSTRKSHSKRKDIKICSGNNQNNKSDKNIPSKKLPPGVCDKGLIEVEATNFSQRGDATQFSKHNPINTVVNNVVNNFSCLMGYKGNKKAKTHATIDNAQEKALTEEFYRVGNQNIEEKIEKKIKTVESKRNMP, encoded by the coding sequence atggatGTTGTACCCCCTGAAACAATTTTGTCTCCAATATTTCCAGTACCAACAGATAAATCTATTGTTAAGGAATGttcaaatgatttaaaatataatcagTTGTCAGGGAAAAAAATTCACGGtttttatatagaaaaagtATTAGGTGAAGGTGGATTTGGTATTGTATATAAATGTCATGCTACTACAAAAAAAGGGAATATTGTAAGTGGTGCATTTAAATCAGAGATGAATTTAAATCATAATGCACCATCTGTAGGTTTACTTTTtgaatgtaaaattttacaaaaacttGAAGAAGCagaaaataatgtaaatttcGTATCTTTGTATGGATGTGGatcaagaaaaaattttacttttatgaTAATGTCATTACTTGGTCCtaatttatatgatatttGTTGTTATTTACCCGGAGAAAAATTTGAATTCTCAACCTGGATACGGGTAGTATATCAAATGCTCCAATCTATAAAATCCCTTCATAGTATTGGTTATATTCACAATGATCTTAAACCTTCGAATTTTACTATTGGTGATAAAGATATTGAAAATGGTTctgttattatttatcttatcGATTTTGGTTTATCAAGATTATATGGAACCAAAGATTTTCCTAAACCACCTGTTTTTAACGGTGAAAAAAAAGCATTAGAATATATTGGAACTATTACTCATTGTAGTCCTAATGCTCATAAAAGAACTGAACTTGGCCGTCGTGATGACATGTTTAGTTGGATGTTTCTTATGATggatttttataatgaattaCCATGGAGACGTTGTGAGACTGATGAACAAATTGAAGAATGTAAAATGAATTGTAACTACGACACatattctaaatatttaCCAAAATCATGTGCTCCAATAATAAAGCATATTATAAATCTTACAACATACGAAGAACCTAAATATGATCAGTTGTTTGATAAgctcaaaaaaataatgaaagaaaataaaattaaaatggaTGACTATTACCAGTGGGAACTTTTACCAGCTgaagcaaaaaaaattttaaatttaaaaattgatttacgaaaaattaaaaaatgtaaagaaAAGGAAAAAGTGACTAAATTATCTGGTAGAAATTCATCCAAAAGAGGaagaaatgataaaaattctaCTCGTAAGTCACATTCTAAAAGgaaagatattaaaatttgttcgggaaataatcaaaataataaatctgataaaaatattccttCAAAAAAACTTCCACCTGGTGTTTGTGATAAAGGTTTAATTGAAGTTGAAGCTACAAATTTCTCACAAAGAGGTGATGCAACACAATTTTCTAAACATAATCCTATAAATACAGTAGTTAATAAtgttgttaataatttttcatgtTTAATGGGCTATAAAGGTAACAAAAAGGCAAAGACACATGCAACGATTGATAATGCACAAGAAAAAGCTTTAACTGAAGAATTTTATCGTGTTGGaaatcaaaatattgaagaaaaaattgagaagaaaattaaaactgTTGAGTCAAAAAGAAATATGCCATAG
- a CDS encoding Autophagy protein 5 yields the protein MDNDYQVRRLVWDAEVPIMFILDKGDFPSTSNDTYLISLPRVSYFPFFYKNICSFFSNFGEQISELSIYLEYQSEPLRWYYPIGVIHDILSDRESIEPLQIVVRKGISPEDVIRYSPLELEAIFMQSIKEADHLKHKGKVSSRLTRDESRKLVLGLSEHKFDQFWEVNSKLLVDSNNMPISYMPIRFYKTGCRFLQFLIKPEEKLCDLIDMIYKDEEKPLNIEFYCHGIMIPSETITKYLVNNLTYPDSFVHVVIHTNNEK from the exons atggaTAATGACTATCAGGTTCGTCGATTAGTATGGGATGCTGAAGTACcaattatgtttattttgGATAAAGGGGATTTTCCTTCAACGTCTAATGATACCTATTTG atatcATTACCACGAGTATCATATTTTCCCTTTTTctacaaaaatatttgcagttttttttcaaattttggTGAACAAATAAGTGAACTTTCTATATACCTTGAATATCAATCTGAACCATTACGTTGGTACTATCCAATTGGTGTTATTCATGATATATTGTCAGACAGAGAATCAATTGAACCACTACAGATTGTTGTTAGAAAAGGCATATCTCCAGAAGATGTTATACGATATAGTCCTTTGGAACTTGAAGCAATTTTTATGCAATCAATTAAGGAAGCTGATCATTTAAAACATAAAGGAAAAGTTTCTTCACGTCTTACAAGAGATGAAAGTAGAAAATTGGTACTCGGTCTTTCAGAACATAAATTTGATCAATTTTGGGAAGTTAATTCAAAATTACTTGTTGATTCTAATAATATGCCAATATCATATATGCCAATTCGTTTCTACAAAACTGGTTGCCGATTTTTACAATTTCTTATAAAACCAGAAGAAAAGTTATGTGATCTTATTGATATGATATATAAAGATGAAGAAAAACCTTTAAATATAGAATTTTATTGTCATGGAATTATGATTCCATCTGAaacaataacaaaatatttagttaatAACTTAACATATCCAGATTCTTTTGTCCATGTGGTCATTCATactaataatgaaaaatga